In Fibrobacter sp. UWB4, one DNA window encodes the following:
- a CDS encoding FKBP-type peptidyl-prolyl cis-trans isomerase, giving the protein MSKLKFFLVLLASSVAFAVPFKAETLKDGSGEPIRAGQLIKVHYKGYLAVDSALVNKSATDSTVEAPYFANSYYSGEPLEFTIGVGQVIEGWDKGLVGMKVGEVRKLSVPSVMAYGDNSLEGIPPNSDLMFVVELVHAEKPLDADKFPADVDKLKWRDMGRGLKVYDEKAGSGKLNAAGNVIKVHYTGWLLSGRKFGSSKDLGKPLEAVMGAGKMIKGWETGLEGMREGGVRWLRVSPAMGYGATAFSMIPPNSTLLFRVEMVSTDVDQELAKHMDFFPDTTLLKYENGPEGLRYAVVKQGEGEPARAGHRAIVHYTGWMVNGYKFDSSRDRGQPFAFELGAGNVIRGWELGVQGMLPGEKRILVVPPGLGYGSRGAGPIPGGATLIFAVEYLGEE; this is encoded by the coding sequence ATGTCAAAATTAAAGTTTTTTCTTGTGTTACTTGCTTCTAGTGTTGCCTTTGCGGTTCCTTTCAAGGCCGAAACTCTCAAAGATGGCAGCGGGGAACCCATTCGTGCGGGTCAGCTGATTAAAGTTCATTACAAAGGATACCTGGCTGTGGATAGTGCTCTTGTGAACAAATCTGCAACGGATTCGACAGTCGAGGCTCCCTATTTTGCAAACTCATATTACAGTGGTGAACCGCTTGAATTCACGATTGGCGTAGGCCAGGTGATTGAAGGCTGGGACAAGGGACTTGTGGGCATGAAGGTTGGCGAAGTGCGCAAGCTTTCGGTCCCTTCCGTGATGGCTTATGGCGATAATTCTCTCGAGGGCATTCCGCCTAATAGCGACTTGATGTTTGTTGTTGAACTTGTTCATGCTGAAAAGCCTCTGGATGCAGATAAATTTCCTGCTGATGTGGACAAACTCAAGTGGCGCGACATGGGTCGCGGGCTCAAGGTCTATGATGAAAAGGCTGGCAGCGGCAAGCTGAACGCTGCGGGTAACGTAATAAAGGTTCATTACACGGGCTGGCTCCTCTCTGGCCGCAAGTTCGGTAGCTCCAAGGACCTGGGCAAGCCGCTCGAAGCTGTGATGGGTGCTGGCAAGATGATCAAGGGCTGGGAAACGGGCCTTGAAGGGATGCGCGAAGGCGGTGTCCGCTGGTTGCGCGTGTCGCCTGCGATGGGCTATGGCGCTACGGCGTTCTCGATGATCCCGCCGAACTCTACGCTTTTGTTCCGCGTCGAGATGGTCTCCACCGATGTGGATCAGGAACTTGCAAAGCATATGGACTTTTTCCCGGATACGACGCTTCTCAAGTATGAAAACGGTCCGGAAGGACTTCGCTATGCTGTCGTGAAACAGGGCGAGGGCGAACCGGCCCGTGCTGGTCACCGCGCGATTGTGCATTACACGGGCTGGATGGTGAACGGCTACAAGTTCGACAGCTCCCGCGATCGCGGACAGCCGTTTGCATTTGAACTTGGCGCAGGCAACGTGATCCGTGGCTGGGAACTCGGTGTGCAGGGCATGCTTCCGGGCGAAAAGAGAATCCTCGTGGTTCCGCCTGGCCTTGGTTACGGCAGCCGCGGCGCAGGCCCGATTCCGGGCGGCGCAACGCTCATCTTCGCTGTGGAATATCTCGGGGAAGAGTAG
- a CDS encoding carbohydrate-binding protein, whose protein sequence is MNMKCLAALGLLAGFGVSALADNPISSYHYLADPSCASDGDTFYILTDVDDYNNQTNWNYDIVGLYAFTSEDMKNWTDHGMIFRSRREFGNYPNNTWASGIAVKNGKVYIVYPDGASGVGMITAPAIDGPYTDPVKETHGVNRIAGGGSLINGCDGIAHCFDPGILIDDDGTGYVIFGGGESSSRPYGNNFDIIKFTESNGKITFDKNSLKKVSLPNSFEAPYLHKKGSTYYLSFNNRSQIIDYGMSNNIWGPYTFVGTVIPGIGSVPDAHGEGGNNHQGFAPFKDKWYAVYHDRRLVTSDNHPAATTQAGVRSENPNYENHRSVSIDELTWNGDKMNKLTFTREGPKQIKNFDPYRTYKATTSSKQMNIRSRTDWTKGQPVKHVLLPLTSRSESWIRVSGVDFGNGAQNLRIKAASVADGNTIEIHKGSASGTLAGTCKIAKTSNNMTFTDNDCEMTGLTGVVDQLFFVFKGSKDSTMGILEWEFQGTKREPEPQTPFGGKAWAIPGKIEMENFDEPGYGAGNDSYADNDSDDHGAESNGGKSYREGTGVDIYKKATGYVVGYNQTDEWLEYTVDVAAEGDYTMFAAVASANATSGFKLSIDGDDITESIAVPKNDGEENYDDYSKVKANVKLPAGKHILRFTVTGDWMDIDYIQFAAGKDAKDPDEGSEVAIRQKIRMNAIAAATYDVFDLTGKKMASFTARNMNEAKSLLRDGTYAKSVQGVCLIRNRSTGMMAKVRTTR, encoded by the coding sequence ATGAACATGAAATGTTTGGCTGCACTGGGCTTACTTGCGGGCTTTGGTGTAAGTGCGCTTGCTGATAACCCTATTTCTAGCTATCATTATCTGGCGGACCCTTCTTGCGCCTCTGACGGTGATACCTTCTACATCTTGACCGATGTGGATGACTACAACAACCAGACAAACTGGAACTACGACATTGTCGGCCTTTACGCCTTCACGTCCGAAGACATGAAGAACTGGACTGATCACGGCATGATTTTCCGCTCCAGGCGTGAATTCGGGAACTATCCGAACAACACCTGGGCTTCGGGCATTGCCGTGAAAAACGGCAAGGTTTATATCGTCTACCCTGATGGCGCAAGCGGCGTGGGCATGATTACGGCCCCCGCGATTGACGGCCCGTATACCGACCCCGTCAAGGAAACGCATGGAGTCAATAGAATTGCGGGTGGCGGTAGCCTTATCAATGGCTGCGACGGCATTGCGCACTGTTTTGATCCGGGCATCTTGATCGATGACGATGGTACGGGTTACGTGATTTTCGGTGGTGGCGAAAGCTCTAGCCGCCCGTATGGCAACAACTTCGACATTATCAAGTTTACCGAAAGCAATGGCAAGATTACTTTCGACAAGAATTCCTTGAAGAAGGTTTCTTTGCCGAACTCTTTCGAAGCCCCTTACTTGCACAAGAAGGGTAGCACTTATTACTTGAGCTTCAACAACCGTAGCCAGATTATTGACTATGGTATGTCGAATAACATCTGGGGGCCTTATACCTTCGTAGGTACGGTTATTCCGGGAATTGGCTCCGTGCCTGATGCGCACGGCGAAGGCGGTAACAACCACCAGGGATTTGCTCCGTTCAAGGACAAGTGGTATGCCGTGTATCACGACCGTCGCTTGGTGACTTCCGATAACCACCCGGCCGCAACGACTCAGGCGGGCGTGCGTTCCGAAAATCCGAATTACGAGAACCACAGAAGCGTGTCCATCGATGAACTCACCTGGAATGGCGACAAGATGAACAAGCTGACCTTCACTCGTGAAGGCCCGAAGCAGATCAAGAACTTTGACCCGTACAGGACCTACAAGGCGACGACTAGCTCCAAGCAGATGAACATCCGTAGCCGTACCGACTGGACCAAGGGACAGCCGGTGAAGCATGTGCTCTTGCCGCTCACGAGCCGTAGCGAATCCTGGATCCGCGTCTCGGGCGTGGATTTCGGTAACGGCGCGCAGAATCTCCGTATCAAGGCTGCAAGCGTGGCCGATGGCAATACGATTGAAATCCATAAGGGAAGCGCAAGCGGAACGCTCGCCGGTACATGCAAGATTGCAAAGACCAGCAACAACATGACCTTTACCGATAACGATTGCGAAATGACGGGCCTTACGGGCGTTGTCGATCAGCTGTTCTTTGTGTTCAAGGGTTCCAAGGATTCGACCATGGGCATTCTTGAATGGGAATTTCAGGGCACGAAGCGCGAACCTGAACCGCAGACGCCGTTTGGCGGCAAGGCTTGGGCAATCCCTGGCAAGATCGAAATGGAAAACTTCGATGAACCGGGTTATGGCGCAGGTAACGATTCTTACGCTGATAACGATTCTGATGACCACGGTGCCGAAAGCAATGGTGGCAAGAGTTACCGCGAAGGCACTGGCGTAGATATCTACAAGAAGGCTACGGGCTATGTTGTGGGTTACAACCAAACGGATGAATGGCTGGAATACACTGTGGATGTGGCTGCCGAAGGCGACTACACGATGTTTGCGGCGGTGGCTTCTGCCAATGCGACCTCTGGTTTTAAACTCTCCATCGATGGTGACGATATCACGGAATCGATTGCCGTTCCGAAGAACGATGGCGAAGAGAATTATGACGACTACAGCAAGGTGAAGGCGAACGTGAAGCTCCCGGCTGGTAAGCATATTCTCCGCTTTACCGTGACTGGCGACTGGATGGACATTGACTACATCCAGTTTGCAGCGGGCAAGGATGCTAAGGATCCGGATGAAGGTAGCGAAGTGGCTATCCGTCAGAAGATCCGCATGAATGCGATTGCCGCTGCAACTTACGACGTGTTCGACTTGACGGGCAAGAAGATGGCTAGTTTCACGGCCCGCAATATGAACGAAGCGAAGAGCCTTCTGCGTGATGGCACCTATGCTAAGAGTGTGCAGGGCGTGTGCCTCATCCGTAACCGTAGCACGGGCATGATGGCAAAGGTCCGCACGACGCGCTAG
- a CDS encoding DUF4423 domain-containing protein — protein MVTFSDIADYRDFLKEFYDRRKVEMPFYSYRMMGDKLGLDSSYLYRVLQKKQHLPAHALPAAKEILALSGREAEYFDLLYSAAVSKDKTKREELMAKALSLRDVERHSLQAAELKLLENWWIPAVRAYLELNGGVVNVKQIAKDICPPITEEQALEAIETLKSVGLVKKLASGKLALTEAHLTVGGPEKAKAVRNFQRQVLSLASDALENVPVNERNISTLTLSVDQSCFEDLGDMLREFRRLVQKRVDGAKNPDRVMQLSMAFYPVARKGGASENTIIKGEGAGDKK, from the coding sequence ATGGTTACTTTTTCTGACATAGCGGATTACCGCGACTTCTTGAAGGAATTCTACGACAGGCGCAAGGTCGAGATGCCCTTCTACAGCTACCGCATGATGGGTGATAAGCTCGGGCTAGACTCCAGCTATCTCTATCGCGTATTGCAAAAGAAGCAGCACTTGCCTGCTCATGCATTACCTGCGGCAAAGGAAATCCTTGCGCTGAGTGGTCGCGAGGCCGAATACTTCGACCTCCTGTATTCTGCTGCTGTCAGCAAGGATAAGACTAAGCGCGAAGAACTCATGGCGAAAGCACTGTCGCTGCGCGACGTGGAACGCCATTCTTTGCAGGCTGCTGAACTTAAACTCCTCGAAAACTGGTGGATTCCTGCGGTACGCGCCTACCTGGAATTGAACGGTGGCGTTGTAAACGTCAAGCAGATCGCTAAAGACATCTGCCCGCCGATCACTGAGGAACAGGCTCTCGAAGCCATTGAAACTTTGAAGAGCGTCGGTCTCGTGAAGAAGCTTGCATCGGGCAAGCTCGCACTTACCGAAGCCCATTTGACAGTAGGGGGCCCTGAAAAGGCGAAGGCCGTGCGCAATTTCCAGCGCCAGGTGCTGAGTCTTGCGAGCGATGCGCTTGAAAACGTCCCCGTCAATGAACGCAATATTTCTACACTGACTCTATCTGTAGACCAGTCCTGCTTCGAGGATTTGGGCGACATGTTGAGGGAATTCCGCCGTTTAGTCCAAAAAAGAGTAGACGGAGCCAAGAATCCTGATCGTGTTATGCAGCTTTCTATGGCATTTTACCCGGTAGCCCGTAAAGGAGGGGCTTCGGAAAATACTATAATAAAAGGGGAAGGTGCAGGAGATAAAAAATGA